A stretch of DNA from Paenibacillus albus:
AAGCTGGGGAAAGCAACCACTAATATTACTCTGCAAAATAACTTTATTCATCATAATTATCGCGCTGGGTTGATAATGGGTGGAGGCAGTTCATCGAATGGCGGAGCAGCTCAAAACCTGATTTACAATAATACGTTCGTGGAGAACGATTCGCTAAAGGAAGGCTTTGGAGAGATTACGTTACAAAATAATAATACGAATAACATGATAGCCAATAATATTATTTACAGTAACTCGCAAAAAATTTCGATTAACAAGATCAACAAAACGGGATCAGGAAATAAGTTGAACTTTAACTTGTTTTATAATCCGAACGGGGCGGCTGCAACGCAATGGAAGTGGGATGGAGTCGTGTATACTTCGTGGAGCGCATATAAGACGGCAACAGGTAACGATGCCGATTCCGCTTTTAGTGACCCTCTATTCATGGATAAAGCAAGTCTAGATATCAGGTTGAAATCAGGTTCCTCGGGTATCGATAAGGGTTCCCAACTATATGTGACTAGCAGTCTCTACGATTTCAATCGTTTAGCGAGAGTTCAAGGTCAAACGATTGATATTGGAGCGACGGAATATGTTCCGCCCGTATCTGAGAAACCAACAGAAACCGTGGATACAATAGACTGGAGCAAAGTACCTGCTCTAAGTACAGGGACAGCAAATGCGAAGCAGCTAAAAGCGATCAAAGATAAATTGAACTTGAACATCGCAATCGATGGAGCAAGCCTCGATGGTAAAAGCCAAATTTATATTGACGTTGATAACAATAAAAGCACTGGTTTCGCGGCTCCTTTTTGGGCAAATAGCGGTGCGGAATATTTATTGGAGGGCGGAACGTTATATCGTTACGCCGAGAAAGCGGGAACCAATTGGTCTTGGACCAAAGTTCAAGATTATAGGGACAAAAATAACTATTCTGTATCGAGCACAAATCTCGTGGTAGCAATTCCTTTCGCTGATATGGGTGTTACCAAGGATGCGGTAATTAAAATCGGATATGTCTTGAACGATTCTGTTAAACTACCGGCTAGCGGAAGTCTTCTGAGCGTGAATGAAGTATCGGATTCAATACCGACACCGACGCCAGAACCAACACCAACACCAACGCCAACACCAGGGCCTGCAATTAATATCTCTATTGATGGGAATGCCGCTGACTGGGATACGGTTGCTAGTGGGGGAACGGGTACGCTGCTGGCCAAAACATTAAAATTGTACAGCAATGATTCGAGTTTGTTCTTGCTCGTACAGGGTGATCAGCTAACGGCGAAAAGTCAGTTTTTTATTAACTCCGACAATCGCAGCGAAACAGGTTATCAAGTGAAAAATAGCAGTACCGCCGGAAGCGACTATTTAATAGAAAATGGTGTCTTGTATCGATACAGCGGTACGGGAACGAACTGGGCATGGTCGAAGATAACCGCATATTCAGGAACTCCGAACTACTTGGCTAAGTTAACTGTAATTGAAGCTCGGATACCATTAACGGATTTGGGCCTTGTTAGTGGAAATACAATACGTGTTACATTTATTAGAAACGACAACAATTCCGATCAAATATCGACATTGCTGTCGATATCGACAGCAACGGCGACACCGACGCCAACACCAGAACCAGCTCCAACCCCAACTCCAGCTCCAGCTCCAACAATTAGTATCTCAATTGACGGAAATGCTGATGATTGGAATGGGATTTCTAAAGCAGGAACTGGCACGTTGATGGCAAAGACGTTAAAGTTGTATAACAAGGATTCGAGTTTATACTTGCTCGTACAGGGTGAGCAGCTAACAGCGAAAGGCCAGTTTTACATTAGTGCCGACAATCGTAGCGACACAGGCTATCAAGTGAAAAATAGCAGCGTCGCTGGGGCTGATTATTTGATAGAAAACGGAACATTGTATCGATACAGCGGTACGGGACTGGACTGGACGTGGTCGAAGGTGACCGATTATATTGGGACCTCGAACTACGTAGCAACGGAAACCGTAATTGAAGCTCGGATTCAATTGAGTGATCTGGGAATTGTTACAGGAAGCACAATATGTATTACCTTTATGAGAAGTGACAATGCTTCCGACCAGACATTATCGGATGGCAAGGCACCGACTTACGTGCTACAATAAACAAACATTAGCTACCTTCTGTTTCAATCGGGAGCATGCCGGACAATCGGCGTTCGCGAGAAACGGGAGGTAGTTTTATTTTGAGTGAACATCGGTATTGCTTTGCAAGGACAACACGCGTATCAGAAGTACAGCAGCTAATGAAGACACCTTACAAACTATTTCTTGGTGAGGGAAAAGTTACATCGATTTTGCTGGTGCTTTGGTCCTACTTTTTACGCGACAAAAAATGGTATTTCTTTACTATATGTGCTAGTATGAGTATAAACTCGCAGAATCTTCGACAATTTATTATGCAATGCTATTCAACTAATATATGAGGTGGGAATATGAAGGTTTTAATTACGGGGGGATACGGTTTCATAGGATCTCATGTAGCTGATCGCTTTAACAAGGAAGGCTACGAGGTTTATATCATTGACAATTTGACTTCTGGGACTACACAAAATGTGAATTATAAGCATAAGGGATATCGCTTGTCGGCTGAAGACAAGAAATGCGAGGAGATTTTTCGTTCAAACCGATTCGACGCGGTCGTACATCTAGCTGCTCAGGTCAATGTCACTGAATCTATTAACAACCCGAGATTAGATACTCAATCCAATGTATTAGGTTTAGTTAATATGTTGTCTCTGGCTCAAAAGTATGCGGTGAAGAAGTTTATATTCGCGTCTTCCGCAGCGGTATATGGTATGAATGATAATCTTCCACTGCCAGAAAATGCGGTGTGTGATCCTATTTCTCCTTACGGGATCAGCAAGCACGTTGGTGAGGAATATTGTTTGAAATGGAATGAACTCTACGGTTTAGATACAATCGTGTTTCGGTTTTCAAATGTATATGGGCCACGCCAGGCTCATACCGGAGAAGGCGGCGTAGTATCCGTTTTTATGGAAAATGCACTAGCGGGCAGAGCTTTGACCGTTAATGGGGATGGAGAACAAACGCGCGATTTTATTTATGTTGAAGATGTGGCAGATGCTATTTATCGGGCTTCGTATTCCAGACTTCAAGGTGTATATAAT
This window harbors:
- a CDS encoding NAD-dependent epimerase/dehydratase family protein — encoded protein: MKVLITGGYGFIGSHVADRFNKEGYEVYIIDNLTSGTTQNVNYKHKGYRLSAEDKKCEEIFRSNRFDAVVHLAAQVNVTESINNPRLDTQSNVLGLVNMLSLAQKYAVKKFIFASSAAVYGMNDNLPLPENAVCDPISPYGISKHVGEEYCLKWNELYGLDTIVFRFSNVYGPRQAHTGEGGVVSVFMENALAGRALTVNGDGEQTRDFIYVEDVADAIYRASYSRLQGVYNLSTNTECSVNELAHHVMSLHDTTYIEYGEERAGDIKRSVLDNARVNKDLDWAPLYNFQEGLNKTYTWFSDNDTRTPKVAEAKKRRRQKSAA
- a CDS encoding right-handed parallel beta-helix repeat-containing protein, whose translation is MIGRRRQNNKAPHLPFYALLTILIVSLLMNLGFTTKAYADARSFYVAATGNDSNPGTLDAPWRTIQKAANSVLPGDTVFVRGGVYSEFVSVKASGNSTGYITFQNYANETPILDGSGLTVSNVNQALWSLSNTNYVRINGFEIRNLTTSSSSFDPVGILIFNGGSNIQIANNNIHDIKNTATSGNAHGILALGNTSTPLTGLEIRNNQIHNLVTGWSESLTLSGNIDGFSITNNKVYDNNNIGIELAGYYNACSNCVDQVRNGTVAENTVYGISTSTNPAYGLNSHSAGGIYVDGGTNISIERNHVFNNDFGVSLASEKLGKATTNITLQNNFIHHNYRAGLIMGGGSSSNGGAAQNLIYNNTFVENDSLKEGFGEITLQNNNTNNMIANNIIYSNSQKISINKINKTGSGNKLNFNLFYNPNGAAATQWKWDGVVYTSWSAYKTATGNDADSAFSDPLFMDKASLDIRLKSGSSGIDKGSQLYVTSSLYDFNRLARVQGQTIDIGATEYVPPVSEKPTETVDTIDWSKVPALSTGTANAKQLKAIKDKLNLNIAIDGASLDGKSQIYIDVDNNKSTGFAAPFWANSGAEYLLEGGTLYRYAEKAGTNWSWTKVQDYRDKNNYSVSSTNLVVAIPFADMGVTKDAVIKIGYVLNDSVKLPASGSLLSVNEVSDSIPTPTPEPTPTPTPTPGPAINISIDGNAADWDTVASGGTGTLLAKTLKLYSNDSSLFLLVQGDQLTAKSQFFINSDNRSETGYQVKNSSTAGSDYLIENGVLYRYSGTGTNWAWSKITAYSGTPNYLAKLTVIEARIPLTDLGLVSGNTIRVTFIRNDNNSDQISTLLSISTATATPTPTPEPAPTPTPAPAPTISISIDGNADDWNGISKAGTGTLMAKTLKLYNKDSSLYLLVQGEQLTAKGQFYISADNRSDTGYQVKNSSVAGADYLIENGTLYRYSGTGLDWTWSKVTDYIGTSNYVATETVIEARIQLSDLGIVTGSTICITFMRSDNASDQTLSDGKAPTYVLQ